The Piliocolobus tephrosceles isolate RC106 chromosome 10, ASM277652v3, whole genome shotgun sequence nucleotide sequence TTGTGTACAAATGTAATTAtgttcattgtgtatatattatacaatgAGCACATGTAATGTATTAAAGGCTACTTACTATTGTTTAAATGCAAATGTtcatatctcatttcttttttatcatgttaaataaatgttgatGTTCTTAAATCAGTTGTGTTAGAATTTTTGTTCTTTCCATCCAAAATTGAAAGTCTTAAGACTCAAGAGAGTTCTAGAAGAAAAGATACTCTGTTAATCTGATAATCCTAGACAACATCCTAAAAGACCCTTGTCGGTCCAGCCCTCCCATGTCAAAGTTGAGGACCTTGAGGCTCAAAGAGACCAATTGACTTGGCCACAATTTAATGACAGAATTTTGACCACACTATagttttttctgactttttctctAAGTACATTACATTAGCTCATTACCACTAGAGGAGTTTAGTTTTGTGAAGTCTTTTACCATGTTTCTATTTGCTTCCATGTTTCAGAAAGTAAAAGTAAGACTACTTTAAGCATCAATTTGTCCTGCTCTGCTTAGGGATTGGACTTTGAGAGAGGTGTGTACGGCAGCTATTTGTCTGACATGGGTAGCTAGAAACCGTTTCATCGTAAGTAGGACCCTCAGAGATCATTTTCTCTTACAATATGTTCTTTGCAGATGTTCACGCTCTTCAGAATCAATTACATTTTCTTCCCTCTGTAACCTTTTGTTCATGCTATATATTGTTCCCAGAGTACACGGAAATCTGATGCTTTTGGATTCCTGCATAAAATGGCTGAAACTAAATTGGCATTAGTcagtctttttttcctcttcatcctATGTTAAAGAGGATTTAGATTTAATTCAAAATGCAAATGTATAAAAATTCTTCTCCaaacacaatgaaatgaaaagagatACAATGTATATTGggagatgaaagaaaacagaagttaaaatggacccctctctgtctctgtgtaaTATGTTTACACATATGTACTACCTTTCTCTAAAGATGTCACACAAAAGTCTTCTCAAAAGAAATAGTCACCAAATTATTATTTCCCTTTAGTCATGATACAATGATAGTTTCAGATCTTTTGTCATTGTGTTGGggaacaattgcttttgtttgggttttggttttttttttttttttttttttttatttaatgatgCAAAATACAAATGCTGACTTGGTATATATTCACGTATCTTTTTCTCTCACATTTACAACTCAATAGATGGTGAATCCAGAGGAACAGCTAAAATCACTATACGGAGCATACTGCATTAGTATTTCAAAAGTTTATTCCAgcccatttcttcttttgtacTCTAAAATATCTTCATTGTGTTGTCTGATGAGACAGACCCACAAGAAGACGCTGGTGCCCAAGGTCAACCCAACTTTCAGCCAGTGAGGTCTGGCATTCAGGGGCTCTCGCACGCAGAACTTTGACCGCGCTGAAGAGCCGCTCGGGAGCCTGGCAGGGGCCAGCAGCAGGGAGAGGGGACGCAGCAACGCGGACGGCGCCATCTTGAGTGGCCAGGCTCAGTCTCTCCGAGTCGGCAACAGAACCGGCGCCACCTGGCGGGCGGAAGTGCGGGACTCCAGGGCTGTGCAGCCGAGCTCCGTGGGGGCGTCAACGTGAGTTCCAACACGGCAAGGTTCTCTAGCACCCCGGCCTCAGCCTTCTGTCTCCTTGTAGTCAGTTGCATACTGGAGTCTTCggtgcctctgcctcccttgttctctggttttttttgagatggaatcttgctctgtcacgcaggctggagtgtagtagcgtgtgatctccgctcactacaacctccgcctcctgggttcaatcaattctcttgcttcagcctcgcgagtagctgggataacaggctctttttgggggattttttgagacggagtctcgctctgtcgccaggctggagtgcagtggcctgatctcgcctcactgcaaccgcctcctaggttcaagggattctcctgcctcagcctcccaagtagcctggactacaggcacacagcaccacacccaactgatttttgtattttttttttttttcattttgtttttttgaggcggagtcttgctctgtcgccggggctggagtgcagtggcacaatctccactcactgcaagctccgcctcctgggttcacgccattctcctgcctcagcctcctgagtagcttggactacaggctcctgccaccacacccggctaattttttgtattctttagtagaaacggggtttcaccgtgttagccaggatggtctcgatctcctgaccttatgatctgcctgccttggcctcccaaagtgctgggattacaggcatgaactaccgcgcccagccgatttttgtatttttagtagagatggggtttcaccatgttggccaggatggtctcgatctcttgacctcgcaatccgcccaccgcagcctctcaaagtgctgggattacaggtgtaagccaccaagcctgacctaatttttatatttttaatagagacggagtttcaccatgttggccaggctggtctcaaattcctgacctcgtgatctacccaccttggcctcccaaagtgctgggattacaggcgtgagccaccactctcagccttgtttgggtttttgtgggaagggagtgtatgtgtgtgtgtctctctttgGTTTTATTAAGCACAACATTTTttaactgttccaagaaggaaaaatattcctTACTGGGATCCCTAGAAGCCTAGGAAATAGGGAGAAAGCAGCATGAACTAGTTGTGATTCTTGTCAACATTTCAGAAAGCCAGATGAAAACCATTTATTCACAAACAGTAAGTCcatcgggcgcagtggctcccgcctgtaatcccagcactctgggagcctgaggcgggtggatcacctgaggtcaggagttcgagaccagcctggccaacatggtgaaatcctgtctctactaaaaatacaaaaattagctgggcgtggtggtgtgcgcctgtaatcccagctacttgggaggctgaggcaggagaatcgcttgaacccgaggttgtggtgagacaagatcacatcaccacactccagcttgggtgacacaatgaaactctgtctcagacaaaacacacaaacagtAAGTCAGCATAGATGCTTATTACATGCTATAACAAAAGGGAATACTAGTTCTTCAAAAATTTCAATTATATCACTACCTTCCATCTTACTTAGAGTTCGCCTTATCTAACTCCCCCTTACTGGAGTGGTGCACACACAGCCTGGGAAGTGTGGAGACTAATGGTAAGGAGGGCAGACAGGTTGGCAGGGCCTTTACTTCTGGTTGGGGAATCAGCATGAGGGAACTACTTCCCAGAGGCTTGGAAGCTTGCTCTGAAGTTCTTCGTGCTCAGCATCCTGTTGGGTTGATGGCTTTACAAGTCCCTCATGCCCACCTACCCCCAGTTTTTAGAAAGACGACAGTCATACTGCTATGGTGATCAACAATGAAACataggccagacgcggtggctcaagcctgtaatcccagcgacaggcagatcacgaggtcaggagatcgaggccatcctggctaacaacagtaaaaccccgtctctactaaaaaatacaaaaaaaaaaactagccgggcgaggtggcgggcacctgtagtcccagctactctggaggctgaggcaggagaatggtgtaaacctgggaggcggagcttgcagttagccgagattgtgccactgcactccagcctgggcgacagagcaagactccgtctcaaaaaaaaaaaaaaaaaaaatgaaacataactttttttgCTGGCATACcctcaaaattgtttttaaaaactcagctgggtgcagtgtctcacacctgtaatcccagcactttgggaggctcggatgggaggatcacttgaggccaggagttcaagaccagcctggctgacgtagtgagacctagtctctacaaaaataaaaataattagctgggtacgggtggtgcatgcctgtagtcctagctactcaggaggccaaagcaggagaatcacttgatcctaggagatgaacgctgcagtgagctgtgattgtaccactgtactccagcctgggtgacacagcaagaccctgtctctaaaaaaagcaaaaaataaaaaccaactcTGTACCTCCTTGTACATTTTCAAGTTGACATCTACAACTTTTCATAAATTCAAATAGAAGAAAAGGGCCagcgtgttggctcatgcctgtaaacccaacactttgggaggccaaggtgggcagatcacttgaggtcaggagtttgagaccagcctggccaatgtaatgaaaccctgtctctactaaaactgcaaaatttggccaggcatggttgtgaatgcctgtaatcccagctactccggagactgcagcaggagaattgcttgaatccgggaggcggaggttgcagtgagccaggatatcactgtactccagcctgggcaatagaacaaaactcagcctcaaaaaaacaacacaacaacaacaaaaaacctaaaagatGCAAGTTCTGACCTACTGTCAatactgttgtttttttgttttcgtttttgttttttttttttgagatgaggttttgctttgtcgcccgggctggagtgcaatggcaaaatcctggcttactgcaacctttgcctccagggttcaagcgactctcctgcctcagcctcccaagtagctgggattacaggtgcctggccaccgtgcctggctaatttttgtatttttagtagagacggggtttcattgcgtcagccaggctgttcttgaactcctgacctcaagtgatctgcccgcctcagcctcccaagtgctgaaattacaggcatcagccaccgtgcctggcccaatactgactttttaaataaattgttacattggtctttattttatttgagacagagtttcactgttgttgcccaggctggagtgtaatggtacagtctcaactcattgcaacctctgcctcccgggtttaagtgattctcctgcctcagcatcctgagtagctgagagtacaggcacccaccaccactcctggctaatttttttgtattgttagtagagacagggtctcaccatgttggccaagctggtcttgaactcctgacctcaggtgatctgcccgcctcagcctcccaaactgctgggattacaggcgtgagccaccacacctggccctataCCTTTTTTAATAGGGATTTTacatcattcctttttcttcttgaacttttatttttactttatttctcttgtcACAATAAATTATGATATGTTAAATTTAATGACTTTAGTTATTTCTAATTCCATGCA carries:
- the LOC111552131 gene encoding NADH dehydrogenase [ubiquinone] 1 subunit C1, mitochondrial-like, yielding MAPSALLRPLSLLLAPARLPSGSSARSKFCVREPLNARPHWLKVGLTLGTSVFLWVCLIRQHNEDILEYKRRNGLE